One stretch of Bradyrhizobium canariense DNA includes these proteins:
- a CDS encoding SDR family NAD(P)-dependent oxidoreductase, with protein sequence MIPTPQKVALVTGAARGIGLATAKRFLAEGWRVALLDIEGELLDSAHAALANPDNTLALHCDVSDAGAVAAAMVTVSGRFGRLDALVNNAGIAVFAPLLETSDQDWNRVLAVNLTGPFLCTKAAAPLMREHGGGAVVNITSISAVRASTLRSAYGTSKAGLAHLTKQLAVELASLGIRVNGVAPGPVDTAMAKAVHSPEIRADYHDAIPLNRYGLEEELAEAVLFLCSDRSSYITGQILAVDGGFDAAGIGLPTLRGERRNG encoded by the coding sequence ATGATACCGACCCCACAGAAAGTCGCGTTGGTGACCGGCGCGGCGCGCGGCATCGGGCTTGCGACCGCGAAACGATTTCTCGCCGAGGGCTGGCGCGTGGCGCTGCTCGACATCGAAGGCGAGTTGCTGGATAGCGCTCACGCCGCGCTGGCCAACCCGGACAACACGCTTGCACTGCATTGCGACGTTTCCGATGCCGGTGCGGTCGCCGCCGCGATGGTCACCGTGAGCGGGCGCTTTGGCAGGCTCGACGCGCTCGTCAATAATGCCGGCATTGCCGTGTTCGCGCCGCTACTGGAAACCTCCGATCAGGACTGGAACCGGGTGCTGGCGGTCAATCTCACCGGGCCCTTCCTCTGCACCAAGGCGGCTGCGCCATTGATGCGCGAACATGGCGGTGGCGCGGTGGTCAACATCACCTCGATCTCGGCCGTACGCGCCTCGACGCTGCGCTCGGCCTACGGCACCAGCAAAGCCGGGCTCGCGCATCTCACCAAGCAACTCGCCGTCGAACTGGCCTCGCTCGGCATTCGTGTCAACGGCGTCGCGCCCGGTCCGGTCGATACCGCCATGGCGAAAGCAGTCCATTCGCCGGAGATCCGCGCCGACTATCACGACGCGATCCCGCTCAACCGTTACGGCCTGGAAGAGGAACTGGCGGAAGCGGTGTTGTTCCTGTGCAGCGATCGCTCGAGCTACATTACCGGACAGATTCTCGCCGTCGACGGCGGTTTCGACGCCGCAGGCATCGGATTGCCGACGCTGCGCGGCGAGCGAAGAAACGGGTAA
- a CDS encoding TetR family transcriptional regulator, which produces MRTERAGVSIGSVYQYFSSKDARTLALTEGVGCGVQAFIARLLQAS; this is translated from the coding sequence ATGCGGACCGAGCGCGCCGGGGTCAGCATCGGCTCGGTCTACCAGTATTTTTCGAGCAAGGACGCGCGCACGCTGGCATTAACTGAAGGCGTGGGTTGCGGCGTGCAAGCATTCATAGCGCGGCTGCTCCAGGCGTCGTGA